The following proteins come from a genomic window of Tepidiforma thermophila:
- a CDS encoding SDR family NAD(P)-dependent oxidoreductase, producing MGALDGKVAIVTGGASGIGKAIVEAFVREGARVIVGDVDAAGIGRLIGELGHNQVDGAEVDVRDEAAVERMVGQAVRRFGRLDIAVNNAGVGGFAPIQAYPLEEWDRVVGISLTGTFLCIKHEAARMMAQGKGGSIINIASLNAIQPAEGFAAYCAAKAGVAMLTKVAALELGRHGIRVNAIGPGLIHTPATAPMTAVPGLEAAFIAETALGRAGEPEDVAGLALYLASDASSLMTGQTLYIDGGASLKKYPELFSFVGAAGSGAG from the coding sequence ATGGGCGCGCTGGATGGCAAGGTGGCGATCGTGACGGGCGGCGCCTCGGGCATCGGGAAGGCGATCGTCGAGGCGTTCGTGCGGGAAGGGGCGCGGGTGATAGTGGGCGACGTGGACGCAGCGGGGATCGGCCGGCTGATCGGGGAGCTGGGGCACAACCAGGTGGACGGGGCGGAGGTGGACGTGCGAGACGAGGCTGCAGTCGAGCGGATGGTGGGGCAGGCGGTCCGGCGGTTCGGGCGGCTGGATATTGCCGTGAACAACGCGGGGGTCGGCGGGTTTGCGCCGATCCAGGCGTACCCGCTGGAGGAGTGGGACCGGGTGGTGGGGATTTCGCTGACGGGGACGTTCCTGTGCATCAAGCACGAAGCGGCGCGGATGATGGCGCAGGGGAAGGGCGGGAGCATCATCAACATCGCGAGCCTGAACGCCATCCAGCCGGCGGAGGGGTTTGCGGCCTACTGCGCGGCGAAGGCGGGGGTGGCCATGCTGACGAAGGTGGCCGCGCTGGAGCTGGGCCGGCACGGAATCCGGGTGAATGCGATTGGGCCAGGGCTAATCCACACGCCGGCGACGGCGCCGATGACCGCGGTGCCGGGGCTGGAGGCGGCGTTCATCGCGGAGACGGCGCTGGGGCGCGCAGGCGAGCCGGAGGACGTTGCCGGGCTGGCGCTCTACCTGGCTTCTGATGCGTCGTCGCTGATGACGGGTCAGACGCTGTACATCGACGGCGGCGCGAGCCTGAAGAAGTACCCGGAGCTGTTCTCGTTCGTCGGCGCGGCCGGGTCAGGTGCGGGGTGA
- a CDS encoding dienelactone hydrolase family protein: MGEMVTFPANGGTCSGYLAKPASGSGKGVVVIQEWWGLNDNIKGIADRFAAEGFVALAPDLYHGVVTKEPDEAGKLLMALNIQRAEADLKGAVAYLKEMTGGPVGTVGFCMGGALSLFAACNSDGDVGACVDFYGGHPAVKYNWDNLTAPVLGIWAEHDDFVNPNIPTYKAELEKRNIPHEFITYPGTQHAFFNDEQPEPQYNPAAAKDAWEKTLAWFRKYL, translated from the coding sequence ATGGGTGAGATGGTGACGTTCCCGGCGAACGGCGGGACCTGCAGTGGGTACCTTGCGAAGCCGGCATCCGGTTCGGGCAAGGGCGTGGTCGTGATCCAGGAGTGGTGGGGGCTGAACGACAACATCAAGGGGATCGCGGACCGGTTCGCGGCGGAGGGTTTCGTTGCGCTGGCGCCGGACCTGTACCACGGGGTGGTGACCAAGGAGCCGGACGAGGCGGGGAAGCTGCTGATGGCGCTGAACATCCAGCGGGCGGAGGCGGACCTGAAGGGGGCGGTGGCGTACCTGAAGGAGATGACGGGCGGCCCGGTGGGGACGGTGGGCTTCTGCATGGGCGGGGCGCTGAGCCTGTTCGCGGCGTGCAACAGCGATGGGGATGTGGGGGCGTGCGTCGACTTTTACGGCGGGCACCCGGCTGTGAAGTACAACTGGGACAACCTGACGGCACCGGTGCTGGGGATCTGGGCGGAGCACGACGACTTCGTGAACCCGAACATCCCGACCTACAAGGCGGAGCTGGAGAAGCGGAACATCCCGCACGAGTTCATTACGTACCCGGGGACGCAGCACGCGTTCTTCAACGACGAGCAACCGGAGCCGCAGTACAACCCGGCTGCTGCGAAGGATGCGTGGGAGAAGACGCTGGCCTGGTTCCGGAAGTACCTGTAA
- the queG gene encoding tRNA epoxyqueuosine(34) reductase QueG produces MNGELKRRVLAVCREAGFPLAGVARAAPAGGARAAAERALAEGLFGEMRWMDADWVERATDPGRFLAGARSLVVVALPAHAPDPPRPADGRARGLVARYARGRDYHRVFEGRLRKAVRRLREEFGAEARATVDYGPLLERPYAAAAGLGWLGKSTMLLAPGFGPWVLLGVIATTLELEPDPPLRKSCGSCRRCIVACPTQAIAPDGGVVDARRCISYLTIEHRGVVPRDLRAAIGARVFGCDDCLDACPVGASRWEADPELQAASAERAWPELRAFVEMDQAEFEAAYRGTALMRAKREGMARNACIALGNVGSAEEAPVLARALEDGSAVVRGHAAWALGRLAARTGADVQELLTWRLTAEDDPWVREEIALALEEADARTRTG; encoded by the coding sequence ATGAATGGGGAGCTGAAGCGCCGGGTGCTGGCGGTCTGCCGGGAGGCTGGGTTCCCGCTGGCGGGGGTGGCGCGGGCTGCGCCGGCGGGCGGGGCGCGGGCCGCGGCGGAGCGGGCCCTGGCGGAGGGCCTGTTCGGGGAGATGCGGTGGATGGACGCCGACTGGGTTGAACGGGCGACCGACCCGGGGCGGTTCCTGGCGGGCGCGAGGAGCCTGGTGGTGGTTGCGCTGCCGGCGCACGCGCCGGACCCGCCGCGGCCGGCGGACGGCCGGGCGCGGGGGCTCGTGGCGCGGTACGCGCGGGGGCGGGACTACCACCGCGTGTTCGAGGGGCGGCTGCGGAAGGCGGTGCGCCGGCTCCGGGAGGAGTTCGGGGCGGAGGCGCGGGCGACCGTGGACTACGGCCCGCTGCTCGAGCGGCCGTATGCGGCGGCGGCAGGGCTTGGCTGGCTGGGGAAGTCGACGATGCTGCTGGCGCCGGGGTTCGGGCCGTGGGTGCTGCTGGGGGTCATCGCGACGACGCTGGAGCTGGAGCCGGACCCGCCGCTGCGGAAGAGCTGCGGGAGCTGCCGGCGGTGCATTGTTGCGTGTCCGACGCAGGCGATTGCGCCGGACGGCGGGGTGGTGGATGCGCGGCGGTGCATCAGCTACCTGACGATTGAGCACCGAGGGGTGGTCCCGCGGGACTTGCGGGCGGCGATCGGAGCGCGGGTGTTCGGCTGCGACGACTGCCTTGATGCGTGCCCGGTTGGGGCGAGCCGCTGGGAGGCGGACCCGGAGCTGCAGGCGGCGTCGGCCGAGCGGGCGTGGCCGGAGCTGCGGGCGTTCGTGGAGATGGACCAGGCGGAATTCGAGGCGGCCTACCGGGGGACGGCGCTGATGCGGGCGAAGCGGGAGGGGATGGCGCGGAACGCGTGCATCGCGCTGGGCAATGTGGGGTCGGCGGAGGAGGCGCCGGTACTGGCGAGGGCGCTGGAGGACGGGTCGGCGGTGGTGCGGGGCCATGCCGCGTGGGCGCTCGGGCGGCTGGCGGCGCGGACCGGTGCGGACGTGCAGGAACTGCTGACGTGGCGGCTCACGGCGGAGGATGACCCGTGGGTGCGCGAGGAGATTGCGCTGGCGCTGGAGGAGGCTGACGCGCGAACACGGACAGGGTAG
- a CDS encoding helix-turn-helix transcriptional regulator yields MSEHSCLDLLDPTRRAILVALKRLHAATVEEIAVHCFLSVGAARQHLQTLAAQGLVSHEPERRGPGRPRHRYLLTPRAEALFPKLHQQALINLLEALAAEPAEVRERVLERLEASTIETYRAAFERESRGSPLRGVVAVFEQAGYMPEVDERAGETRLVLHHCPVAAAAAVDPLLCEAEQNCLAAALKETPLRRVAWRPAGDPVCIYLLEPGDG; encoded by the coding sequence ATGTCTGAGCACTCCTGCCTCGACCTCCTCGACCCAACCCGCCGGGCCATCCTCGTCGCCCTCAAGCGCCTCCACGCCGCTACCGTGGAGGAGATCGCCGTCCACTGCTTCCTCTCCGTCGGCGCCGCTCGCCAGCACCTCCAGACCCTCGCAGCCCAGGGCCTCGTCAGCCACGAGCCCGAGCGCCGCGGCCCCGGCCGGCCGCGCCACCGCTACCTTCTCACCCCCCGCGCTGAGGCCCTCTTCCCGAAGCTCCACCAGCAGGCCCTCATCAACCTGCTCGAGGCCCTCGCCGCGGAACCCGCGGAGGTCCGCGAACGTGTCCTCGAGCGCCTGGAAGCCAGCACTATCGAAACCTACCGCGCCGCGTTCGAGCGCGAATCCCGCGGGTCCCCCCTCCGCGGCGTCGTCGCCGTGTTTGAGCAGGCCGGCTATATGCCCGAGGTCGACGAGCGCGCCGGCGAAACCCGGCTGGTCCTCCACCACTGCCCGGTCGCCGCGGCTGCCGCCGTCGACCCGCTCCTCTGCGAAGCCGAGCAAAACTGCCTCGCCGCCGCCCTCAAAGAGACGCCCCTCCGCCGCGTCGCCTGGCGCCCCGCGGGCGACCCCGTCTGCATCTACCTCCTCGAACCTGGCGACGGCTGA